Proteins co-encoded in one Cinclus cinclus chromosome Z, bCinCin1.1, whole genome shotgun sequence genomic window:
- the LOC134056554 gene encoding betaine--homocysteine S-methyltransferase 1: MLPMRKTAKQGKRGILERLDAGEIVIGDGGFVFALEKRGYVKAGPWTPEATVEHPEAVRQLHREFLRAGSNVLQTFTFYASEDKLENRGNYVAEKISCQKVNEAACDIAREVANEGDALVAGGVSQTPSYLSCKDKTEVKAAFQKQLEVFMKKNVDFLIAEYFEHVEEAVWAVEVLKESGKPVAATMCIGPEGDMHGVPPGQCAVQLVKAGASIVGVNCHFDPETSIETVRLMKEGLQAAKLKAHLMCQPLAFHTPDCGKQGFIDLPEFPFGLEPRIATRWDIQKYARKAYDLGIRFIGGCCGFEPYHIRAIAEELAPERGFLPEASEKHGSWGDNLSMHTKPWVRARARKEYWENLKPASGRPYCPCMSKPDGWGVTKGAKELMQQKEATTEQQLKELFQKKKF; the protein is encoded by the exons ATGCTGCCGATGAGGAAGACCGCGAAACAGGGCAAAAGG GGTATTCTAGAACGCTTGGATGCCGGAGAAATTGTGATCGGAGATGGGGGATTTGTCTTTGCTCTTGAAAAGAGGGGATATGTAAAAGCTGGGCCTTGGACTCCTGAAGCAACTGTAGAACACCCAGAAGCAG TTCGTCAGCTTCACCGAGAATTCCTCAGAGCTGGATCCAATGTTCTGCAGACCTTCACCTTTTATGCCAGTGAGGACAAACTAGAGAACAGGGGCAATTACGTAGCTGAGAAAATAAGT TGCCAAAAAGTAAATGAAGCTGCTTGTGACATTGCAAGAGAAGTGGCTAATGAAGGTGATGCTTTAGTGGCTGGAGGAGTCAGTCAAACACCATCTTACTTAAGCTGCAAGGATAAAACAGAGGTTAAAGCAGCCTTTCAAAAGCAACTGGAAGTCTTTATGAAGAAGAATGTGGACTTCCTAATTGCAGAG tattttgaaCATGTTGAAGAGGCTGTCTGGGCAGTTGAAGTTCTAAAAGAATCTGGAAAGCCAGTTGCAGCTACAATGTGCATTGGCCCAGAAGGAGACATGCATGGAGTGCCCCCTGGACAATGTGCTGTCCAGCTGGTAAAGGCTG GTGCTTCTATAGTTGGAGTCAACTGCCATTTTGATCCAGAAACTTCCATCGAAACTGTGAGGCTGATGAAAGAGGGTTTGCAGGCTGCTAAACTGAAAGCCCACCTAATGTGCCAGCCACTTGCTTTCCATACACCTGACTGTGGAAAGCAGGGGTTTATTGATCTTCCTGAATTTCCCTTTG GTCTGGAGCCAAGAATTGCCACCAGATGGGACATTCAAAAATATGCAAGAAAGGCCTATGACTTAGGAATTCGTTTcattggaggctgctgtggattTGAGCCATATCATATCCGAGCAATAGCTGAGGAGTTGGCTCCTGAAAGAGGATTTTTGCCAGAAGCTTCTGAGAAACATGGTAGCTGGGGTGATAACCTGAGCATGCATACCAAACCCTGGGTCAGAGCAAG gGCAAGAAAAGAATACTGGGAGAATCTGAAGCCTGCTTCAGGCAGGCCATATTGTCCTTGCATGTCAAAGCCAGATGGCTGGGGAGTGACCAAAGGAGCCAAGGAGCTGATGCAACAGAAAGAAGCAACAACTGAACAACAGCTGAAGGAGCTCTTCCAGAAAAAGAAGTTCTAA